In the genome of Ignavibacteria bacterium, one region contains:
- a CDS encoding DUF3467 domain-containing protein, with protein sequence MDNKDKTVQNPQQINIELGEKEAEGIYSNLAIISHSPAEFILDFTRVFPGIPKAKVHARIIMTPQHAKLFLMALKENVGNYEKQFGEISTNVQPPDQTFGFQVPVKPKDEKIN encoded by the coding sequence ATGGATAACAAAGATAAAACTGTTCAGAACCCGCAGCAGATAAACATTGAGCTTGGAGAGAAAGAAGCAGAAGGCATTTACTCAAACCTTGCTATAATTTCACATTCACCGGCAGAATTTATACTCGATTTCACGAGAGTATTTCCCGGAATACCTAAAGCAAAAGTTCACGCAAGAATTATAATGACTCCGCAGCACGCAAAACTTTTTTTAATGGCATTAAAAGAAAATGTGGGGAATTATGAAAAGCAATTCGGAGAAATTTCGACTAATGTTCAACCGCCCGACCAGACATTCGGTTTTCAAGTGCCGGTAAAACCAAAAGATGAGAAGATAAATTAA
- a CDS encoding Do family serine endopeptidase: protein MKKKSIFAGAILLLIALSFGAILIAALSKGNLKAGSSGIEFKTTPPITNINPSVTDMNNAFVEISKAVTPTVVYIEVTNKGKSNNKGDQKVPEGFEFFFGPDQDFGEQMPSQGSGSGVIISNDGYIMTNNHVVANASEHGIRVVLTDKREFEAKLIGTDPNTDVAVIKIEGSGFPTATIGNSDNVQVGQWVLAVGNPLGLNNTVTSGIVSALGRNVQVSGDAYSINNFIQTDAAINPGNSGGALVDISGSVIGINAAIKSNTGYFQGYGFAIPINLARNVADELIRSGKITRGYIGVQIKDVDMKEAKGLGLDKARGVLVQGVVKGGAGEEAGVQIGDIILKVDGQEVNASNQLQTIIGQKRPGDAVSLEIFRDGNTLNKSVTLKPRAEDNDALAKNMSNDNNQSESFNSKSFESIGLSVSDMAGSMLKNMDISKGVLVTNVQMMSEAYQRGIRKGFVILQADKQDVSSVEDLNSILNNKNKGDVIILKVMTPEKEVRIIALGL from the coding sequence ATGAAAAAGAAATCAATATTTGCGGGAGCTATTCTCTTGTTAATTGCTCTTTCTTTCGGAGCAATATTGATTGCTGCTTTAAGTAAAGGAAATTTGAAAGCAGGCAGCTCAGGAATAGAGTTTAAGACTACCCCACCTATAACAAATATAAATCCGAGCGTTACGGATATGAATAACGCATTTGTAGAAATTTCAAAAGCAGTAACACCTACAGTAGTGTATATTGAAGTAACCAACAAAGGAAAATCAAATAACAAAGGCGACCAGAAAGTACCGGAAGGATTTGAGTTTTTCTTTGGTCCTGACCAGGATTTTGGAGAGCAAATGCCTTCACAGGGTTCAGGTTCGGGTGTTATTATCAGTAATGACGGTTATATTATGACAAATAATCACGTTGTTGCAAATGCTTCCGAGCATGGAATAAGAGTCGTATTAACAGACAAAAGAGAGTTTGAAGCAAAGTTAATTGGAACAGATCCTAATACTGACGTTGCAGTAATCAAAATTGAAGGCAGCGGCTTCCCTACCGCAACAATCGGAAATTCAGATAATGTTCAGGTTGGACAATGGGTTTTGGCAGTCGGTAATCCGCTTGGTTTAAACAATACAGTTACATCAGGTATTGTTTCAGCATTAGGGAGAAATGTTCAGGTTAGCGGCGATGCATATTCAATTAATAATTTTATCCAGACTGATGCAGCTATTAATCCCGGTAACTCCGGTGGTGCTTTAGTTGATATTTCCGGTTCAGTTATCGGAATTAATGCAGCAATAAAATCTAACACAGGATATTTTCAGGGTTATGGTTTTGCTATTCCAATAAACTTAGCAAGAAACGTTGCAGATGAATTGATAAGAAGCGGAAAAATTACACGTGGATACATTGGTGTTCAGATTAAAGATGTTGATATGAAAGAAGCAAAAGGTTTAGGTCTTGACAAAGCAAGAGGTGTTTTAGTTCAGGGAGTTGTCAAAGGCGGAGCCGGTGAAGAAGCAGGTGTGCAAATCGGTGATATTATTTTGAAAGTTGATGGTCAGGAAGTAAATGCTTCCAATCAATTGCAGACTATCATCGGTCAAAAGAGACCCGGCGATGCAGTCAGCCTGGAAATTTTCAGAGATGGAAATACACTAAATAAATCTGTTACTTTGAAACCAAGAGCTGAGGATAATGATGCTCTTGCAAAGAATATGTCAAACGATAATAATCAAAGCGAAAGTTTTAATTCAAAAAGCTTTGAATCTATTGGTTTATCAGTATCAGATATGGCAGGTTCTATGTTGAAAAACATGGATATAAGCAAAGGTGTTTTGGTAACGAATGTTCAGATGATGTCAGAAGCTTATCAGCGTGGAATAAGAAAAGGATTTGTTATTCTACAAGCGGATAAACAAGATGTAAGTAGCGTGGAAGACTTGAATTCAATTTTAAATAATAAAAATAAAGGCGACGTTATAATTTTAAAAGTTATGACACCTGAAAAGGAAGTCAGAATTATAGCTTTAGGTCTCTAA
- a CDS encoding S8 family serine peptidase, giving the protein MKKLLLLLTFVLISSNLFAQAEVTERLRQRMQSLNPLEYTRTMVLLRDHVDIYTLDAQLYAMNVDLKERARIVITTLQNKANSTQGPILTYVQSQMSAGKVREYIPFWITNMIYVDATPDVLLALSQRNDVAIMDYDEKSLMDMPVGDYTNVSRDAESVENGLRAIKADSLWMMGYTGVGRTVMHIDTGVDGNHVALSSRWWGNNGRPWWQAWFDPIAPSSTFPFDCGSHGTHTMGIMTGRGANDTVGVAPDARWMSAGVTDCPGASYPTMNIAAYQWAMNPDSNAGTNNDMPDAISCSWQDPSQAGSVQCNTSGIYALTLTAIEAAGIGVVFSAGNSGPGASTITPPKNLNLDSVSTMSVGNVDGNNVGLPISNSSSRGPSTCGGTGTLLIKPEVVAPGTNVRSTLPGNTYGNNSGTSMASPHVAGAIALLRQVAPNMTGKQIKAILFTTARDLGTAGEDNTYGRGVIDLMAAFRRIANYPLNSYNLQSPAAGITLTSLPGSPTVYTFNWDTSATGASYKWIFGSPNATNRQITLSGSSNVLTVTSGQLDAILAGLGVAQGGQLVGQWDVWAFRPTGSDSMKATNGPRSITLRRGTPVNTPVNLISPATNTTIVTSVFNTSNVEFKWSRSSEGISYKWMFDSPNFSGPVTLSMTPGNNGFDTSVSVVNSSLDAILGGIGLNPGDSLVGQWRVYGYRPTDSAASNQTFNLTLKRQAKGDVIVLYDSTVANCRISKDSIIAGLNSRNVTYDLFNRAGNTSTNGISLRGYKKVILLGEGTSVASNRMKDSIKAYLASGGTSIATKSKLIIFAEDVGYHWGRTGSTYLDADFANNTLGFTFVSDRPTGSTGPEGLIGDRVNAGLKDSTSGPWPDVLAKSTVPSLSYLYAFTRVAGNYSGVGRMANNFNVATFAVDFESLKNAVGGASGSPQRRWINAGLDYVDQITPTNIEDPNAIPTVYELKQNFPNPFNPVTKINFAIPKQGFVTMKVYDVTGRLIAQLVNEMKSPGYYSVDFNATNLASGVYFYRLESKEFVDVKRMMLIK; this is encoded by the coding sequence ATGAAAAAACTTTTATTACTTTTAACATTTGTTTTAATCTCAAGTAATTTATTCGCTCAGGCAGAGGTTACTGAAAGATTAAGACAAAGAATGCAGTCCTTGAATCCTTTGGAATATACAAGGACTATGGTCTTGTTAAGAGACCATGTTGACATTTATACACTTGATGCACAGCTTTATGCAATGAATGTGGATTTAAAAGAACGGGCAAGAATAGTTATTACGACTCTTCAGAACAAAGCTAACTCAACACAAGGACCGATACTTACTTACGTTCAGTCACAGATGAGTGCCGGTAAAGTGCGTGAATATATACCGTTCTGGATTACTAACATGATATATGTTGATGCTACTCCCGACGTGCTTCTTGCCTTGTCACAAAGAAATGATGTTGCAATAATGGATTATGATGAGAAAAGCTTAATGGATATGCCGGTTGGTGACTATACAAATGTTTCGAGAGATGCCGAATCGGTTGAAAACGGTTTAAGAGCCATTAAAGCAGATTCATTATGGATGATGGGTTATACGGGTGTTGGAAGAACCGTTATGCACATTGACACGGGTGTTGACGGAAATCACGTTGCTTTAAGCTCAAGATGGTGGGGAAATAACGGCCGCCCCTGGTGGCAAGCATGGTTTGACCCGATTGCACCATCATCTACTTTTCCTTTTGACTGCGGAAGCCATGGAACACATACAATGGGTATTATGACCGGTAGAGGTGCGAACGACACCGTTGGTGTTGCTCCTGATGCACGGTGGATGTCAGCGGGTGTTACTGATTGTCCGGGAGCTTCATATCCTACAATGAATATTGCAGCATATCAATGGGCTATGAATCCTGACAGCAATGCCGGAACCAATAACGATATGCCGGATGCAATAAGCTGTTCATGGCAGGATCCAAGCCAGGCAGGAAGCGTTCAATGTAATACTTCGGGAATATATGCTCTTACACTAACAGCTATTGAAGCTGCAGGTATAGGTGTTGTATTCTCAGCAGGTAACTCAGGACCGGGAGCATCGACAATTACTCCTCCAAAAAACTTAAATCTTGACTCTGTTAGCACTATGTCAGTCGGTAATGTTGACGGAAACAACGTGGGATTGCCTATAAGTAATAGCTCAAGCCGTGGTCCATCAACATGCGGTGGAACAGGTACTCTTTTAATTAAACCTGAAGTAGTTGCTCCCGGAACAAACGTCCGTTCAACTTTACCGGGAAATACGTATGGAAATAATTCAGGTACATCAATGGCTTCACCTCACGTTGCAGGCGCAATTGCTTTGTTAAGACAGGTTGCACCTAATATGACCGGAAAACAAATAAAAGCCATATTATTTACAACTGCACGTGATTTAGGAACTGCAGGTGAAGATAATACTTATGGAAGAGGCGTAATTGACTTAATGGCTGCCTTTAGAAGAATAGCTAATTATCCTTTAAATTCCTATAACTTGCAAAGCCCAGCCGCAGGAATTACTTTAACTTCATTACCCGGTTCACCCACAGTATATACTTTCAATTGGGATACTTCAGCAACAGGTGCGTCATATAAATGGATTTTTGGTTCACCTAATGCAACAAACAGGCAAATTACTCTAAGCGGCAGTTCTAATGTGCTTACTGTTACTTCAGGACAGCTTGATGCAATTCTTGCAGGTCTTGGAGTAGCTCAAGGCGGACAGTTAGTAGGGCAATGGGATGTATGGGCTTTCAGACCTACAGGAAGTGATTCAATGAAAGCAACAAATGGTCCGAGATCTATAACTTTAAGACGAGGAACTCCTGTAAATACACCTGTTAATTTAATATCACCCGCAACAAATACGACTATTGTAACATCTGTATTTAATACTTCTAACGTTGAGTTCAAATGGAGCAGGTCAAGCGAAGGAATTTCATACAAATGGATGTTTGATTCACCGAATTTCTCAGGTCCTGTTACTCTGAGTATGACACCCGGAAATAATGGTTTTGATACCTCTGTTTCTGTTGTTAATTCATCTCTTGATGCAATACTCGGGGGAATTGGATTAAATCCTGGTGATTCATTGGTTGGTCAGTGGAGAGTTTACGGATACAGACCGACAGATTCAGCTGCATCAAACCAAACATTTAATTTAACACTAAAGAGACAGGCAAAAGGTGATGTAATAGTTTTATACGATTCAACTGTCGCTAATTGCAGAATCTCAAAAGACTCAATCATTGCGGGACTTAACTCAAGAAATGTTACTTATGATTTATTTAACCGCGCAGGAAATACTTCAACAAACGGAATTTCACTAAGGGGTTACAAGAAAGTCATTCTTCTCGGTGAAGGAACGTCGGTTGCTTCGAACAGAATGAAAGATTCAATTAAAGCGTATCTTGCTTCAGGCGGAACATCAATTGCAACAAAATCAAAACTCATTATCTTTGCTGAAGACGTCGGTTATCACTGGGGAAGAACGGGCTCAACTTATCTTGATGCCGATTTTGCTAATAATACTCTTGGTTTTACTTTTGTTTCTGACAGACCGACAGGAAGCACAGGTCCAGAGGGATTAATAGGTGATAGAGTAAACGCAGGATTAAAAGACAGCACTTCAGGTCCATGGCCTGACGTTCTTGCTAAGTCAACTGTTCCGAGTTTATCATATTTATATGCATTTACAAGAGTAGCCGGTAATTACAGTGGCGTGGGAAGAATGGCAAACAACTTTAACGTTGCTACTTTTGCAGTTGATTTTGAATCTCTTAAAAATGCAGTCGGCGGTGCAAGCGGCTCACCTCAAAGAAGATGGATCAATGCAGGTCTTGATTATGTTGACCAAATTACACCGACCAATATCGAAGATCCGAATGCTATCCCTACGGTTTATGAATTAAAACAGAATTTCCCGAATCCGTTTAATCCTGTAACAAAAATAAACTTTGCAATTCCAAAGCAAGGATTTGTAACTATGAAAGTTTATGATGTAACAGGAAGATTAATTGCGCAATTGGTAAACGAAATGAAATCACCGGGATATTACTCAGTTGATTTCAACGCAACAAATCTTGCATCGGGAGTTTACTTCTATAGATTAGAATCAAAAGAATTCGTTGATGTGAAACGAATGATGCTGATAAAATGA
- the recO gene encoding DNA repair protein RecO, which translates to MSLVRTEGIVLKTFKYSDSSKIVTIFSKETGKFNALVKGARNLKSKTSGIYNLINKIDVHFNKKETRDLQVISKAEVLDSYNNLKSDFDSLSIGYRVIEILNLSLTEYYINQNLYNFTNVLLNQINNTQNSGKSFLLYFQIGFLEKMGLNFLSVSNVKSLYETNLVSDAFNIKIEDFDQIREFYGNGMSFESSNSKESLTEQQVDKFINAFDTIIKNNFLSNRNFRTKQILKDIAN; encoded by the coding sequence ATGAGTTTAGTAAGAACTGAAGGTATCGTACTTAAAACTTTTAAGTATAGTGATTCAAGTAAAATTGTTACAATTTTCAGCAAAGAAACCGGAAAGTTCAATGCTCTTGTGAAAGGAGCTCGAAATTTAAAATCGAAAACTTCGGGAATTTATAACCTGATAAATAAAATCGACGTTCATTTTAATAAAAAAGAAACACGGGACTTACAGGTAATTTCAAAAGCGGAGGTTTTAGACTCTTATAATAATCTTAAGAGCGATTTTGACAGTCTTAGCATAGGTTACAGAGTTATCGAGATTTTGAATTTGTCGTTAACGGAATATTATATTAATCAAAATTTGTATAACTTTACAAATGTTCTTTTAAATCAAATAAATAATACACAAAACTCAGGGAAATCATTTCTATTATATTTTCAGATTGGGTTTTTAGAGAAGATGGGCTTAAACTTTCTAAGTGTCAGTAATGTCAAAAGCTTATATGAAACTAATTTGGTTAGTGACGCATTTAATATTAAAATTGAAGATTTTGACCAAATCAGGGAATTTTATGGAAATGGTATGAGTTTTGAATCAAGTAACAGCAAGGAAAGTTTAACTGAACAACAGGTTGACAAGTTTATAAACGCTTTTGACACGATTATAAAGAACAATTTTTTATCAAACAGAAATTTCAGGACAAAACAAATTTTAAAAGATATAGCAAATTAA
- a CDS encoding PfkB family carbohydrate kinase produces MSLLVVGTVAFDTIETPFGKADMALGGSGTYISVSASYFINDINLISIIGYDFPEKELEFLKSKGVDITGIEKIKDMKTFYWHGKYHFDMNTRDSLATDLNVLTVFNPKVPENFKKPDYLVLGNIDPTIQRALIEQVEKPKLVMCDTMNFWIESMKPQLLETLKLVDILLINDSEARELTGDYNLVTAARSIMSMGPKVVVIKKGENGALLFKDNYVFFAPAFPLEKVFDPTGAGDTFAGGFMGWIAKTNDYSVQNMRLAMIYGSAMASLVVEEFSVDNLRNLTEERIMARFREFKSLTEF; encoded by the coding sequence ATGAGTTTACTTGTTGTAGGAACTGTTGCATTTGATACAATCGAAACACCCTTCGGCAAAGCAGATATGGCGCTTGGCGGTTCAGGGACATACATATCCGTATCTGCAAGCTATTTTATTAATGACATTAATCTTATAAGCATTATAGGATATGACTTCCCTGAAAAGGAGCTCGAGTTTCTAAAATCGAAAGGCGTTGATATTACAGGCATAGAAAAAATTAAAGACATGAAAACTTTTTACTGGCATGGTAAATATCATTTTGACATGAACACACGCGATTCGCTTGCAACGGATTTGAACGTGCTTACTGTTTTTAATCCGAAGGTTCCTGAGAATTTTAAAAAACCAGATTACTTAGTTCTTGGCAACATTGACCCTACAATTCAACGGGCATTAATCGAGCAGGTTGAAAAACCAAAGCTTGTAATGTGCGACACGATGAACTTCTGGATTGAAAGCATGAAACCGCAGCTTCTCGAAACTTTAAAGTTAGTTGATATATTATTAATTAATGACAGTGAAGCAAGAGAACTAACCGGAGATTATAATCTTGTTACTGCTGCACGAAGCATAATGTCGATGGGTCCGAAAGTTGTTGTGATTAAAAAAGGAGAGAACGGCGCGTTGCTCTTTAAAGACAATTATGTTTTCTTTGCACCCGCCTTCCCTCTTGAAAAAGTTTTTGACCCGACCGGGGCAGGAGATACTTTTGCAGGCGGATTTATGGGATGGATTGCTAAAACAAATGATTACTCGGTTCAGAATATGAGATTGGCGATGATTTATGGCAGCGCAATGGCATCACTTGTTGTTGAAGAGTTTTCAGTTGATAATTTGCGTAACTTAACTGAAGAAAGAATTATGGCAAGATTCAGGGAATTTAAAAGCTTAACAGAATTTTAA
- a CDS encoding T9SS type A sorting domain-containing protein, producing MKKFISSSVFILFLTIIFSNSLSAQSSLILDDFSKKALPDWIWGGVDMKYSHAEDNKENGYAEIYSNDIVKPNSYIGKIEKQKKFLFTAGNFVNLMLKGVENNCLVKVSLIYDVDNDNAYEEDVDIMLMAKPISLNFKGWKEVKFKLDEESFKLISKHKDDFTVTEEPAMSIRIEFESGPDFTPAKFESGIALVSEITNTENLISSESSSHKNPEETYFKAKNYPNPFNPSTTISFVLSQSDNVSLTVYDRIGREVSVLMDQQLGAGEHTIEFNASGLPSGIYFYRIKTSDRTEVFKMMLAK from the coding sequence ATGAAAAAATTCATAAGCAGCAGTGTATTTATATTATTCTTAACGATAATATTTAGCAATTCCCTATCAGCACAGTCTTCCCTCATATTAGATGATTTTTCAAAGAAAGCACTTCCCGATTGGATTTGGGGCGGTGTTGATATGAAATATTCACATGCAGAAGATAATAAAGAAAATGGCTATGCTGAAATTTATTCAAACGATATAGTTAAACCTAATTCTTATATCGGAAAAATCGAGAAACAAAAAAAGTTTTTATTTACAGCAGGCAATTTTGTAAATCTTATGTTAAAAGGTGTTGAGAACAATTGTCTTGTAAAAGTTTCGCTCATTTATGATGTTGATAATGATAATGCATATGAAGAAGATGTTGATATTATGCTGATGGCAAAACCGATTTCTTTAAACTTTAAAGGATGGAAAGAAGTAAAATTTAAGCTTGACGAAGAAAGCTTTAAATTGATTTCAAAACATAAAGATGATTTTACCGTCACCGAAGAGCCGGCAATGTCAATAAGAATCGAATTTGAATCAGGTCCCGATTTCACACCTGCAAAATTTGAATCAGGAATTGCTTTAGTTTCTGAAATTACAAATACCGAGAATTTAATTTCAAGCGAAAGTTCTTCTCACAAAAATCCCGAGGAAACATATTTTAAAGCAAAAAATTACCCTAATCCATTCAATCCAAGTACGACAATCTCTTTTGTTTTGTCTCAATCTGATAATGTTTCATTAACAGTTTATGACAGAATAGGACGTGAAGTAAGTGTTTTAATGGACCAGCAATTAGGTGCGGGTGAACACACAATAGAGTTTAACGCTTCAGGACTTCCAAGCGGAATTTATTTTTACCGCATCAAAACTTCCGACAGAACGGAAGTCTTTAAAATGATGCTCGCGAAGTAA
- a CDS encoding T9SS type A sorting domain-containing protein produces the protein MKLVYTILIVLVVLISGSNAKAGNNKHFYNETDGIGAGYGDDFKLYQNFPNPFNPVTKINYKLNANGFVSLVVYNLIGQEVKVLVNDFQEAGTYAVTFDGSELTTGIYIYKLQMNGYTSVRRMTLVK, from the coding sequence ATGAAATTAGTTTATACAATTTTGATTGTTTTGGTGGTTCTTATTAGCGGCTCAAATGCAAAAGCCGGTAATAATAAGCACTTCTACAACGAAACGGATGGAATCGGCGCCGGATACGGAGACGATTTCAAACTTTATCAAAACTTCCCTAATCCTTTCAATCCTGTTACTAAAATTAATTATAAACTGAATGCTAACGGATTTGTATCCTTAGTTGTTTATAATCTTATCGGTCAGGAAGTGAAAGTATTGGTTAATGATTTTCAGGAAGCCGGAACATATGCTGTTACGTTCGACGGCTCTGAATTAACAACAGGGATTTATATCTATAAATTACAAATGAACGGTTATACGTCCGTAAGACGAATGACCTTAGTTAAGTAA
- a CDS encoding choice-of-anchor L domain-containing protein — MKFVHKFLLLSFVIYLTSFYGSCDKDPVTPVVPTAPQIGTLESSIIDIEVNTTTNITFRYSIASGISLVDSLVKLNKVDNSGNLSTQLGILQDNGNLANGDDIAGDGVYSGIFSIVESAVGVSRYAASASLIVEGQTVTGMSKIDTITVYNALSNSTVGQVMTVLTAGENHFVTALAGNVGNYASAFNSTATFLQTQSGVTSVDAGSGSTSMEVTFSSGVHGTLTLSLANANGTVLTRGGQLDDDPLKKRAKGPTIPIERQTRGENLFGPQREVIENIDNPNLEPNIIGNRNVLIFAPYEAAFAPANERNTIINNLNNAECRGFEVTSLVNQEATVKSIMDITKYGFVILATHGVQGRWFYTAETVDTASNDYKTIYKPLITAGRLGIANNIVISNTGGVVTRKNVYAIHHSFISSRTGTFPNSIILNNSCEGTMNPDLSNAFRNKGAKTYYGYSKVVNSAFCVTIADTVSKRFARGLNSGQAFMASTDPVAPNAVFQMNGANDMSFSLKLLNGNFDAGTLEGFTKEGDGRVITRLNVVNPTQGSFMGIISTGLGFTTSSGSIAQCVKIEDNQSNLTLKWNFLSEEFLEFINSQFQDFFQISVTKPDGVEVILYRKTIDEIAAMFGATQQNPGSLVRVSPGIVFDQGDVYMTNWQTLTLNVTAFRGMIINIKFSAGDVGDSIYDTAILLDEILIN, encoded by the coding sequence ATGAAATTTGTTCACAAATTTTTGTTGCTTTCTTTTGTAATTTACCTGACTTCTTTTTACGGAAGCTGTGATAAAGACCCGGTCACACCTGTTGTTCCTACCGCGCCGCAAATAGGAACTTTAGAATCCAGCATTATTGATATTGAGGTAAATACAACAACAAATATTACATTCAGATATTCAATTGCAAGTGGAATTTCTCTTGTAGATTCTCTTGTAAAACTTAACAAAGTTGATAACTCAGGAAATCTTTCCACACAGTTAGGAATTTTGCAGGATAATGGAAACCTTGCGAACGGTGATGACATCGCAGGTGATGGGGTTTACAGTGGGATTTTTTCTATTGTTGAATCAGCGGTCGGTGTTTCAAGATATGCAGCATCGGCATCACTTATTGTTGAAGGTCAAACCGTTACAGGTATGTCAAAAATTGACACCATAACGGTTTATAATGCATTAAGCAATTCAACTGTCGGACAAGTAATGACTGTTCTCACTGCAGGTGAGAATCATTTTGTAACTGCACTTGCCGGAAATGTCGGAAATTATGCAAGCGCATTTAATTCGACTGCAACGTTTCTACAAACTCAATCAGGTGTTACATCAGTTGATGCAGGAAGCGGAAGCACAAGCATGGAAGTTACTTTCTCTTCAGGAGTGCATGGAACCTTAACTCTCTCACTTGCCAATGCAAACGGAACTGTTTTAACCAGAGGCGGTCAATTGGATGATGACCCGCTTAAGAAAAGAGCTAAGGGTCCGACCATACCGATTGAACGACAAACCAGAGGTGAAAATTTATTCGGACCTCAGAGAGAAGTCATTGAAAACATTGATAATCCAAACTTAGAACCGAATATTATCGGTAACAGAAATGTTCTTATATTTGCACCGTATGAAGCGGCATTTGCTCCTGCAAATGAGCGCAACACGATTATAAATAATCTCAATAATGCCGAATGCAGAGGATTCGAAGTTACTTCTCTCGTCAATCAGGAAGCAACTGTAAAATCCATAATGGATATTACCAAATATGGATTTGTAATTCTTGCAACTCACGGTGTTCAGGGAAGATGGTTTTATACTGCAGAAACTGTTGATACTGCATCGAATGATTACAAAACGATATATAAACCTTTGATTACAGCAGGTCGTCTTGGTATTGCAAACAATATCGTAATATCAAATACCGGCGGAGTCGTTACAAGAAAAAATGTATATGCAATTCATCATTCATTTATTTCATCAAGAACAGGAACATTCCCTAACAGCATTATTCTGAACAACTCTTGTGAAGGAACAATGAATCCTGATTTAAGTAATGCATTCAGAAACAAAGGTGCAAAGACTTATTATGGTTACAGCAAAGTTGTCAACAGCGCATTTTGCGTAACAATTGCAGATACAGTATCAAAGAGATTTGCACGCGGCTTAAATTCCGGACAGGCATTTATGGCTTCAACAGATCCTGTTGCTCCTAATGCAGTATTCCAGATGAACGGTGCAAACGATATGTCATTCTCATTAAAATTATTGAACGGAAATTTCGATGCAGGAACACTTGAAGGATTTACAAAAGAAGGTGACGGAAGAGTTATCACAAGATTAAACGTTGTAAATCCGACACAAGGTTCATTCATGGGAATCATCTCAACGGGATTGGGCTTTACTACTTCAAGCGGTTCGATTGCGCAATGCGTTAAGATTGAAGACAACCAATCCAACCTCACGCTCAAATGGAACTTCTTATCTGAGGAATTCTTAGAGTTCATTAATTCGCAGTTTCAGGATTTCTTCCAGATTAGTGTTACGAAGCCTGACGGTGTTGAAGTTATTTTATATAGAAAAACAATTGATGAAATTGCCGCAATGTTTGGAGCCACACAGCAAAATCCGGGAAGTCTTGTTCGCGTATCCCCCGGCATTGTTTTTGACCAGGGTGATGTTTATATGACAAACTGGCAGACATTAACTCTTAATGTTACTGCATTCAGAGGAATGATTATTAACATAAAATTCTCTGCAGGCGATGTCGGTGATAGTATTTATGACACAGCAATATTGCTCGATGAGATATTAATCAATTAA